A stretch of the Arthrobacter sp. PAMC 25486 genome encodes the following:
- a CDS encoding carbohydrate ABC transporter permease has product MHDTTGTKVFRVVTIVLLSIFTIIPIYVMVISGLKPLKDVQGAFSWWPTTLTVQPYIDMWKTVPLADYFVNSVIVSTVATVLSLIIAIFASYAISRYSFRGRTVFSTTVLSTQMLPGVLFLLPLFLIFVNINTNFGLQLVGTRTGLIITYLTFSLPFSIWMLAGYFDGIPRELDEAAKVDGCGPMRALLKVILPTARPGLVAVAIYSFMTSWGEVLFASVMTTDANRTLAVGLQLYSTQTNVYWNQIMAASVVVSIPIVIGFLLLQKNFVAGLTAGAVK; this is encoded by the coding sequence ATGCATGACACAACCGGCACCAAGGTTTTTAGAGTCGTCACGATTGTGCTGCTGAGTATCTTCACCATCATCCCCATCTACGTCATGGTCATCTCGGGGCTGAAACCCCTCAAGGATGTCCAGGGCGCGTTCTCTTGGTGGCCCACCACCTTGACGGTCCAGCCGTACATCGACATGTGGAAGACGGTCCCGTTGGCCGACTACTTCGTGAACTCGGTGATCGTCTCCACCGTGGCCACTGTGCTTTCGCTGATCATCGCCATCTTTGCCTCATACGCGATCTCCCGGTATTCGTTCCGCGGCCGCACAGTGTTCTCAACGACTGTGCTGTCCACACAGATGCTCCCGGGCGTGCTGTTTCTGCTGCCGTTGTTCCTGATCTTCGTGAACATCAACACGAACTTCGGCCTCCAGTTGGTGGGCACCCGCACGGGCCTGATCATCACGTACCTGACGTTCTCGCTGCCGTTCTCCATCTGGATGCTCGCCGGCTACTTTGACGGCATCCCGCGAGAACTCGACGAGGCGGCCAAGGTGGATGGCTGCGGCCCCATGCGTGCCCTCCTCAAAGTCATCCTGCCCACAGCGCGACCGGGGCTGGTCGCCGTCGCAATTTACAGCTTCATGACCAGTTGGGGTGAGGTCCTGTTTGCTTCGGTCATGACCACCGATGCCAACCGCACCCTCGCCGTCGGACTCCAGCTGTATTCGACGCAGACCAACGTGTATTGGAACCAGATTATGGCCGCCTCGGTGGTGGTCAGCATTCCCATTGTGATCGGCTTCCTGCTGCTGCAGAAGAACTTCGTGGCAGGCCTGACCGCCGGCGCCGTGAAGTAA
- a CDS encoding carbohydrate ABC transporter permease has protein sequence MSASTAVKNSGPTAGASGRKPRKPRRAGWWLPYALLAPAVIFELVIHVIPMVTGIWMSFLKLTKMFISNWGNAPFVGLKNYQVALDFDSAVGLGLLKSFGITVAFTILVVGFSWGLGMAAAVALQKTFKGRAIFRTLFLIPYALPMYAGVIAWKFMLQKDNGALNHLIFDNLGLPGDKPFWLIGDNAFFAVVIVAIWRLWPFAFLMLMAGLQSVPTDVYEASAVDGAKPLRQWWAITLPMLRPVNMVLVLVMFLWTFNDFNTPFVLFGGSQPPAGDLISFHIYNASFLTWNFGSGAAMSVLLLLFLLVVSGIYLLFMNRRKDNA, from the coding sequence GTGTCTGCTTCCACCGCCGTAAAGAATTCCGGCCCCACCGCCGGGGCGTCCGGAAGGAAACCCCGCAAGCCCCGCCGTGCTGGTTGGTGGCTGCCTTACGCGCTGCTCGCCCCCGCCGTCATTTTTGAACTTGTCATCCACGTCATCCCGATGGTGACCGGCATCTGGATGAGTTTCCTCAAGCTCACCAAGATGTTCATCTCCAACTGGGGCAACGCACCCTTTGTGGGCCTGAAAAACTATCAGGTAGCACTGGACTTCGACTCCGCCGTCGGGCTGGGCCTGCTGAAGTCTTTCGGCATCACCGTGGCATTCACCATCCTCGTGGTGGGCTTCTCCTGGGGGCTGGGCATGGCCGCAGCCGTTGCCCTGCAAAAGACATTCAAGGGACGCGCCATCTTCCGGACCTTGTTCCTGATCCCCTACGCCCTGCCCATGTATGCCGGTGTCATTGCCTGGAAATTTATGCTGCAGAAGGACAACGGCGCACTGAACCACCTGATTTTCGACAACCTGGGCCTGCCCGGTGACAAGCCGTTCTGGCTCATTGGCGACAACGCATTCTTCGCCGTCGTCATCGTCGCCATCTGGCGGCTCTGGCCCTTCGCCTTCCTCATGCTGATGGCCGGACTGCAATCCGTGCCGACAGACGTCTACGAGGCATCGGCCGTTGACGGCGCCAAACCCCTGCGCCAGTGGTGGGCCATCACGCTGCCCATGCTGCGCCCCGTCAACATGGTGCTGGTCCTGGTCATGTTCCTGTGGACCTTCAACGACTTCAACACCCCCTTCGTATTGTTTGGCGGCTCGCAGCCGCCAGCTGGAGACCTGATCTCCTTCCATATCTACAACGCCTCATTCCTGACCTGGAACTTTGGCTCCGGTGCTGCCATGTCGGTGCTGCTCCTGCTGTTCCTACTGGTTGTCAGCGGAATCTACCTTCTCTTCATGAACCGGAGGAAAGACAATGCATGA
- a CDS encoding LacI family DNA-binding transcriptional regulator — protein sequence MNPSPAHKVTITDLARRLGMSKASVSYALNGQPGVSDSTRARVLALAGELGWYPSSSARALSQSRSEAVGIVLYRDPEQIGTEPFYMSILAGIEAVLGAHDMSLMLRMVDPRTVPDKSTRDLGVYERWAGERRVDGVILFDHVRDDPRPALLDRFRMPYVRLGAGKDVQPSPRNSNVTVSQSVDAATVVEALHARGHRHIAFVSGPVELLHEERKTAGIIAHAARLGMTVALSPSDYSADDGGLATIAVMAGLVPGSPEFPTAIIYGNDLMAVGGLQALKRLHLSVPGQVSLVSWDDSILCRLSSPGIAAMGRNIADMGRNSAMLLLEMIAGHEPRNIAARPGVLQLRESLGSNSF from the coding sequence ATGAATCCCTCACCAGCCCACAAGGTGACCATCACTGATCTGGCCCGCCGGCTGGGCATGTCGAAAGCCTCGGTTTCCTACGCTCTCAACGGCCAACCCGGCGTCAGTGACTCCACCCGTGCCCGCGTCCTGGCCCTGGCCGGGGAGCTTGGCTGGTACCCCAGTTCCAGTGCCCGTGCGCTCTCGCAATCCCGCAGTGAAGCTGTGGGCATTGTGCTCTACCGGGACCCCGAGCAAATCGGAACCGAACCGTTTTACATGAGCATCCTGGCCGGCATTGAAGCCGTTCTGGGCGCCCATGACATGAGCTTGATGCTGCGCATGGTGGATCCCCGCACGGTCCCCGACAAGAGCACCCGCGACCTTGGGGTCTATGAGCGCTGGGCGGGGGAGCGGCGCGTGGACGGCGTCATCCTCTTTGACCACGTCCGTGACGATCCTCGGCCGGCGCTGCTTGACCGCTTTAGGATGCCTTACGTGCGCCTGGGTGCGGGGAAGGATGTGCAACCCTCGCCCCGCAACTCCAACGTCACGGTGTCCCAGTCCGTGGATGCCGCCACCGTGGTGGAAGCGCTGCATGCACGCGGGCACAGGCACATCGCCTTTGTCTCCGGGCCCGTGGAGCTGTTGCACGAGGAGCGGAAAACCGCAGGCATCATTGCCCATGCCGCCCGTCTGGGTATGACGGTGGCGCTGAGTCCTTCGGACTATTCCGCGGACGACGGCGGATTGGCCACCATCGCCGTCATGGCCGGCTTGGTTCCGGGGTCGCCTGAGTTCCCCACCGCGATCATCTACGGCAACGACCTGATGGCGGTGGGCGGCCTGCAGGCCCTCAAACGGTTGCACCTCAGTGTTCCGGGCCAGGTTTCGCTGGTCAGTTGGGACGACTCAATACTGTGTCGGCTCAGCTCGCCGGGCATCGCCGCCATGGGCCGCAATATTGCCGACATGGGCCGGAACTCCGCCATGTTGCTGTTGGAAATGATCGCAGGCCACGAGCCACGCAATATTGCAGCCCGCCCCGGTGTGTTGCAACTGCGCGAGAGCCTGGGCAGCAACTCCTTTTAG
- a CDS encoding PD40 domain-containing protein — protein MPRELRPGQRAQLFIIDVRTAKASGRFASDTMLFEAPNWSPDGKSLIINGDGRLFRLPVDGADAGGVLEEIDLGGIAEINNDHVISPDGGTAYVSSEDSHIYAVDLAGSGGALAGTAPRRVTNDNGPNFKHYLHGVSPDGATLAYIGLDAAGAQVRTNVYTVPSMGGPDRQLTNDNFPDDGAEFSPDGQWIYFNSERGSIAPGHAQLFRMPATANRTGNTTDGEPGQLTFDDRVNWFPHPSPDGTQIAYVSFPPGTVGHPADVPVVVRLLEKDGTIRDLAHVFGGQGTMNVPSWSPDGTRIAMVAYPLPE, from the coding sequence ATGCCACGCGAACTCCGCCCAGGCCAACGCGCTCAGCTGTTCATCATTGACGTGCGCACAGCCAAGGCGAGCGGGCGCTTTGCCTCCGACACCATGCTTTTTGAGGCACCGAACTGGAGCCCCGACGGCAAGAGTCTCATCATCAACGGAGACGGCAGGTTGTTCCGACTCCCTGTTGATGGAGCTGATGCCGGTGGCGTTCTGGAAGAGATCGACCTCGGGGGCATCGCCGAGATCAACAATGATCACGTCATCAGCCCCGACGGCGGCACGGCCTACGTCTCCAGCGAAGACAGTCACATCTACGCGGTGGACCTTGCCGGATCAGGCGGTGCGTTGGCAGGCACGGCCCCGCGCCGGGTGACGAATGACAACGGCCCCAACTTCAAGCATTACCTCCACGGCGTGTCCCCGGACGGGGCAACGCTCGCGTACATTGGGCTCGATGCAGCCGGCGCCCAGGTGCGCACCAACGTCTACACAGTCCCATCAATGGGCGGCCCTGACCGGCAACTCACGAATGACAACTTCCCCGACGACGGCGCTGAGTTCTCACCCGACGGGCAGTGGATTTACTTCAACTCGGAGCGCGGCTCCATTGCCCCCGGCCACGCCCAGCTGTTCCGCATGCCGGCCACAGCCAACCGCACCGGCAACACAACGGACGGCGAACCCGGGCAGCTGACCTTTGACGATCGCGTGAACTGGTTCCCGCATCCCTCGCCCGACGGCACGCAGATCGCCTACGTCAGTTTCCCGCCAGGAACGGTGGGGCACCCAGCGGATGTGCCCGTCGTCGTGCGTCTGTTGGAAAAGGACGGCACCATCCGGGACCTCGCCCACGTATTTGGCGGGCAGGGCACCATGAATGTGCCGAGCTGGTCCCCGGACGGTACACGCATCGCGATGGTCGCCTACCCGCTGCCTGAATGA
- a CDS encoding Gfo/Idh/MocA family protein, whose translation MPATLKVGVVGVGWAGQQHVKAFSAIDGVDIVAVAGMETDLLASIQAEHNIPHGFARWEDLMELEGLDAVSVAVPTFLHAPITVAALERGLHVLSEKPLARNGEEGAAMVAAARKAGRVLDVVFNHRRRGDVKKLKSIIDDGALGRPYYAKASWLRRRGIPTLGSWFTNPELAGGGPLADIGVHVLDYALHLLGEPKVISVSASTYSELGSQGRGGDTNYIAASSNHKFEVEDFASAFIRLEGGVTLMVEAGWASYRDPADLMDFRVYGTDGGAELRAAQSQEVSDSGLRIFTDDGDVNADYTAEPLDDGNHPAVVEEFVAAIRAGEGEWGNHDGSIALNRARVIDACYTSAREQREVRL comes from the coding sequence ATGCCCGCAACACTCAAAGTCGGTGTTGTAGGAGTCGGTTGGGCCGGACAGCAGCATGTGAAGGCCTTCAGCGCCATCGACGGCGTTGACATTGTGGCCGTGGCCGGCATGGAAACCGATCTGCTGGCATCCATCCAGGCTGAACACAACATCCCGCACGGCTTTGCCCGTTGGGAAGACCTGATGGAGCTGGAGGGCCTGGACGCCGTCAGCGTCGCCGTCCCCACCTTCCTGCATGCCCCCATTACGGTGGCCGCCCTGGAACGCGGGCTGCACGTGCTGAGTGAAAAGCCGCTCGCCCGCAACGGGGAAGAAGGCGCCGCCATGGTGGCCGCCGCCCGCAAGGCCGGCCGTGTTTTGGATGTGGTGTTCAACCACCGCCGCCGCGGCGACGTCAAGAAGCTGAAAAGCATCATCGATGACGGTGCTCTGGGTCGCCCTTACTACGCAAAGGCCTCCTGGTTGCGCCGGCGCGGCATTCCCACGCTCGGCAGCTGGTTCACCAACCCCGAGCTGGCCGGCGGCGGACCCCTTGCCGACATCGGCGTGCACGTCCTGGACTATGCGCTGCACCTGCTCGGCGAGCCGAAGGTCATCTCCGTCTCCGCATCCACCTACTCGGAACTGGGCAGCCAAGGCCGCGGCGGCGACACGAACTACATTGCAGCATCCTCCAACCACAAGTTTGAGGTGGAGGACTTTGCCTCGGCCTTCATCCGTTTGGAAGGCGGGGTGACCCTGATGGTGGAGGCCGGCTGGGCCAGCTACCGGGACCCCGCCGACCTCATGGACTTCCGCGTCTACGGCACCGACGGCGGCGCGGAACTGCGTGCGGCCCAGTCTCAGGAGGTCTCCGATTCCGGCCTGCGCATCTTCACCGATGACGGCGACGTCAACGCCGACTACACGGCCGAGCCGCTGGACGACGGCAACCACCCGGCCGTGGTGGAAGAGTTCGTCGCAGCAATCCGTGCCGGCGAAGGGGAATGGGGCAACCACGACGGCTCCATCGCCCTGAACCGTGCCCGTGTCATTGATGCTTGCTACACATCAGCCCGTGAACAACGCGAAGTGAGGCTCTAA
- a CDS encoding S1C family serine protease, with amino-acid sequence MNAPQSPTWFQRLPLSTVIAAAVALALVAGLAGGWIGSLLTRPATTAAALSGSCNATDVARGVLPGVVTVSIRNGEASGVGSGVIVRSEGYIMTNNHVIAAAADGGTIDVLFSDGNSSEVELVGRDPKSDLAVLKMSADKPLPTVALGKSADVRVGQPVVALGAPLGLSSTVTAGIVSALGRNVPVPSDDDSTAILVGAIQTDASINPGNSGGALVDCSGKLIGINTAIATIPNDLQVASGSVGIGFAVPIDLAARITDQLIETGTVAYPFFGVNAVPVPPQAAEAFGVPNGLYLQAVLPGGPAAEAGLQPSDIVTLLDKQPATSMAVLQEVTLARKAGDTVKVTYYRDGKTSSTTITLGTLP; translated from the coding sequence ATGAACGCACCGCAAAGCCCCACCTGGTTCCAGCGTCTTCCGCTGTCCACGGTCATTGCCGCGGCGGTGGCCCTGGCACTTGTTGCCGGGTTGGCCGGCGGCTGGATCGGCAGCCTGCTCACCCGCCCGGCAACCACGGCCGCAGCATTGTCCGGCAGCTGCAATGCCACCGATGTGGCCCGAGGCGTGCTGCCCGGCGTCGTCACCGTCTCCATCCGCAATGGTGAGGCGAGCGGCGTCGGAAGTGGCGTGATTGTGCGCTCGGAGGGTTACATCATGACCAACAATCATGTGATTGCTGCGGCCGCTGACGGCGGCACCATTGATGTGCTGTTCAGCGATGGTAATTCCTCCGAGGTGGAGCTGGTGGGGCGCGACCCAAAGTCGGACCTGGCAGTCCTGAAAATGAGCGCGGACAAACCGCTGCCAACCGTCGCCCTGGGCAAGTCCGCCGACGTCCGTGTGGGCCAACCGGTTGTAGCACTCGGCGCACCCCTGGGACTGTCAAGCACCGTGACAGCAGGCATTGTCAGCGCGCTGGGCCGCAACGTTCCGGTTCCCAGCGACGATGATTCCACGGCCATACTGGTGGGCGCCATCCAGACCGACGCCTCCATCAATCCCGGCAACTCCGGCGGTGCGCTCGTTGACTGCTCCGGCAAATTGATCGGCATCAACACGGCCATCGCCACCATCCCCAACGACCTCCAGGTCGCCAGTGGAAGTGTCGGCATCGGCTTCGCCGTCCCCATCGACCTCGCCGCCCGTATCACCGACCAGCTCATTGAAACCGGCACCGTGGCGTACCCGTTCTTCGGGGTAAATGCCGTGCCAGTGCCACCGCAGGCCGCCGAGGCTTTCGGCGTTCCCAACGGCCTGTACCTGCAGGCTGTGCTCCCCGGCGGCCCCGCCGCCGAGGCAGGCCTGCAGCCCAGTGACATTGTGACGCTGCTGGACAAGCAGCCGGCCACCAGCATGGCCGTGCTGCAGGAAGTAACCCTCGCACGGAAGGCTGGCGACACCGTCAAGGTCACATATTATCGGGACGGCAAGACGTCCTCGACGACCATCACGCTGGGGACGTTGCCGTAG
- a CDS encoding ThuA domain-containing protein, which translates to MTEKLNILVWNEGVHELNNEPATIGEMYPNGMHGTIADGLRPFHPDATITTATLADPEHGLSEETLANTDVLLWWGHMAHDAVSDEVVERVQRHVLGGMGLIALHSAHFAKIFTRLLGTTCSLKWRNEGERELVWTVKPSHPIAAGVESPIVIPEQEMYGELFDIPEPDDLIFISSFTGGEVFRSGVTFSRGKGRIFYFSPGDQEYPVYHHPQVQRVISNGVGWVAQPQQHRRQPEVSNPARESFLA; encoded by the coding sequence GTGACCGAAAAACTGAACATCCTGGTGTGGAACGAAGGTGTCCACGAGCTCAACAACGAACCGGCCACCATCGGGGAGATGTACCCGAACGGCATGCACGGCACCATTGCCGACGGACTGCGGCCTTTCCACCCTGACGCCACCATCACGACCGCCACCCTGGCAGATCCTGAACATGGGCTGAGCGAGGAAACCCTGGCCAACACCGATGTCCTGCTGTGGTGGGGCCACATGGCCCACGACGCCGTGTCGGATGAAGTGGTTGAGCGGGTGCAGCGCCACGTCCTGGGCGGCATGGGGCTGATTGCCCTCCACTCGGCACACTTTGCCAAGATCTTCACCAGGCTGCTGGGCACTACATGCTCGCTGAAGTGGCGCAATGAAGGGGAGCGTGAACTCGTGTGGACGGTCAAGCCCTCGCACCCAATAGCTGCGGGCGTGGAAAGTCCGATAGTCATCCCGGAGCAGGAAATGTACGGCGAACTGTTCGACATCCCTGAACCCGATGACCTGATCTTCATCAGCTCCTTCACCGGCGGTGAGGTTTTCCGTTCCGGGGTGACGTTCTCACGCGGCAAGGGCCGGATCTTCTACTTCAGCCCCGGCGACCAGGAATATCCGGTCTACCACCACCCGCAAGTTCAGCGCGTCATCTCCAACGGGGTTGGCTGGGTGGCCCAGCCGCAGCAGCACCGCCGGCAGCCGGAAGTGAGCAACCCGGCCCGGGAATCCTTCCTCGCCTGA
- the aceB gene encoding malate synthase A: MNSTNSLNGITFNGITLTAPPIHRQDEILTPEALDFIAALNRTTTARRAELLEARRTRRSQILSGSDPRYLRETSTIREDPNWRVAPPAPGLEDRRVEITGPVDKKMTINALNSGAKVWLADMEDSSTPTWGNVIRGQLNLIDALERRIDFTSPEGKEYKLAPAEELPTIVVRPRGWHLPEKHLLINGKPMAGGVVDFGLYFFHNARRLIAQGKGPYFYLPKIENHQEARLWNDIFIQAQDLLGIPQGTIRATVLIETITAAFEMEEILYELRDHAAGLNAGRWDYLFSVIKNFRTRGPRFVLPDRNQITMTAPFMRAYTEQLVRACHTRGAMAIGGMAAFVPNRRDPEANANAMAKVRADKTREANDGFDGSWVAHPDLVPVAMEVFDEILGWNPNQISRTREEVELDDRALLNVAGTQGNITEQGIRDNIWVGIQYIESWLRGHGAVALNNLMEDAATAEISRSQIWQWIHSQAITDTGELITYDWVTEMLEEEFARLPRFEGDRFEEALEIFTDVAMGEEFPAFLTTSAYANYLHAEQTERQLAAA; the protein is encoded by the coding sequence ATGAACTCAACGAACAGCCTGAACGGAATCACGTTCAACGGCATCACCCTGACCGCACCGCCCATCCACCGCCAGGACGAAATCCTGACCCCCGAGGCCTTGGACTTCATCGCAGCCCTGAACCGCACCACAACGGCGCGCCGTGCGGAACTGCTCGAAGCCCGCCGCACCCGCCGCTCGCAGATCCTCAGCGGCTCCGACCCCCGCTACCTGCGCGAAACCTCCACCATCCGAGAGGACCCGAACTGGCGCGTCGCTCCCCCGGCCCCCGGCCTCGAGGACCGCCGCGTGGAAATCACCGGTCCGGTGGATAAGAAGATGACCATCAACGCCCTGAACTCCGGCGCCAAGGTGTGGCTGGCCGACATGGAAGACTCCTCCACACCCACCTGGGGCAATGTCATCCGCGGCCAGCTGAACTTGATCGACGCATTGGAACGCCGCATCGACTTCACCAGCCCCGAAGGCAAGGAGTACAAGCTGGCCCCGGCGGAGGAGCTGCCCACCATCGTGGTCCGCCCCCGCGGCTGGCACCTGCCGGAGAAGCACCTGCTGATCAACGGCAAGCCCATGGCCGGTGGAGTTGTTGACTTTGGACTGTACTTTTTCCACAACGCCCGCCGGCTGATCGCCCAGGGCAAGGGACCGTACTTTTACCTGCCGAAGATTGAAAACCACCAGGAGGCCCGGCTCTGGAATGACATCTTCATCCAGGCCCAGGACCTGCTCGGCATCCCGCAGGGCACCATCCGTGCCACGGTTTTGATCGAGACCATCACGGCCGCCTTTGAGATGGAGGAAATCCTCTACGAGCTGCGCGACCACGCCGCCGGCCTGAATGCAGGCCGCTGGGACTACCTGTTCTCCGTCATCAAGAACTTCCGCACCCGCGGCCCGCGCTTCGTGCTCCCGGACCGCAACCAGATCACGATGACGGCCCCGTTTATGCGCGCCTACACCGAACAGCTGGTCCGTGCCTGCCACACCCGCGGCGCCATGGCGATCGGCGGCATGGCAGCCTTCGTGCCCAACCGCCGCGACCCGGAAGCCAACGCCAATGCGATGGCCAAGGTCCGCGCCGACAAGACCCGCGAGGCCAACGACGGCTTTGACGGCTCCTGGGTGGCCCACCCGGACCTGGTTCCTGTGGCCATGGAGGTTTTCGATGAGATCCTGGGCTGGAACCCGAACCAGATCAGCCGCACCCGCGAAGAGGTTGAGCTGGATGACCGCGCACTCCTGAACGTCGCCGGCACCCAGGGCAACATCACCGAACAGGGCATCCGCGACAACATCTGGGTCGGCATCCAGTACATCGAATCCTGGCTGCGCGGCCACGGCGCCGTCGCCCTGAACAACCTCATGGAGGACGCCGCCACCGCGGAAATCTCCCGCTCGCAGATCTGGCAGTGGATCCACAGCCAGGCCATCACCGACACGGGCGAACTCATCACCTACGACTGGGTCACGGAGATGCTCGAGGAGGAATTCGCCCGCCTCCCCCGCTTCGAGGGCGACCGTTTCGAGGAAGCCCTGGAAATCTTCACCGACGTGGCCATGGGCGAGGAGTTCCCCGCCTTCCTGACCACCTCCGCCTACGCGAACTACCTGCACGCCGAGCAGACCGAACGGCAGCTCGCAGCAGCATAA
- a CDS encoding DsbA family oxidoreductase: MKIEIWSDVACPWCYIGKRRFETALNGFAHKDAVEVQWRSYQLDPTIPEHYDGTELSYLSERKGMDPAQVAGMFTHVTEQAAAEGLNYKFENVVVANSFNAHQLLHLAAAHGKGGAVKEALLSGHFEHGLDIGSRDALVQLGTEAGLSAAEINEALDTDKYADEVRHDFAEARAIGVTGVPFFVIDRKYGISGAQPADVFSQALEQAWQEANPLTMVGAASSDESDAEVCGPDGCAI, from the coding sequence ATGAAGATTGAAATCTGGTCCGACGTGGCCTGCCCCTGGTGCTACATTGGCAAGCGCCGTTTTGAGACCGCCCTGAACGGGTTCGCGCACAAGGATGCCGTGGAGGTGCAGTGGCGCAGTTACCAGCTGGACCCCACCATTCCGGAGCATTATGACGGCACCGAGCTGAGCTATTTGAGCGAGCGCAAGGGCATGGACCCGGCACAGGTTGCCGGCATGTTCACGCACGTCACCGAGCAGGCTGCGGCGGAGGGCCTGAACTACAAGTTCGAGAATGTGGTGGTGGCCAACAGCTTCAACGCCCACCAGCTGCTGCATCTGGCCGCCGCCCATGGGAAGGGCGGCGCCGTGAAGGAAGCCCTGCTCTCGGGCCACTTTGAGCACGGCTTGGACATTGGCTCCCGCGACGCGCTCGTGCAGCTTGGCACCGAGGCCGGACTGTCCGCGGCCGAGATCAACGAGGCGCTGGACACCGACAAGTACGCCGACGAGGTCCGCCACGACTTTGCCGAGGCCCGCGCCATTGGCGTCACCGGTGTGCCGTTCTTCGTCATCGACAGGAAGTACGGCATCTCCGGCGCCCAGCCCGCTGACGTGTTCAGCCAGGCGCTCGAGCAGGCATGGCAGGAAGCCAACCCGCTGACCATGGTGGGTGCGGCTTCTTCTGATGAATCGGACGCTGAGGTGTGCGGCCCGGACGGCTGCGCCATCTAA
- a CDS encoding ABC transporter substrate-binding protein, with amino-acid sequence MKLRTFAAAAAIAALAITATGCSGGAGNESTDAGGKTLTYWASNQGTSLDNDKEVLTPELKKFEEETGIKVNLEVIGWNDLQTRIQTAVTSGQAPDVLNIGNTWAASLQSTGAFMPFDSAAFDAIGGKDKFVKTAMDTGGVPGEDPTSVPLYGLAYGLYYNKAMFKDAGITPPTTWEEMVTAAKKLTTGDVHGFSLAAGSYTENSHFAFINAAQNDSEFFDADGKPTFTSDGVVDGIARYLDLMQSDKVVNPSDAQYDNATKAINDFANGKAAMVLSQNNANSSIASQGMAEDAFGVVAYPAPAGGTDVATMVAGINMSIFKNTKNKDAALEFVKFMTSEATQATLDKPFAALPVLAGVTPSFTDDAELAKTFSDIYENKSKPLPLVPAEDQFESTVGKAMNQMFATVASGGTVSKADIKAALTTAQQAVEAAG; translated from the coding sequence GTGAAATTACGTACTTTTGCCGCAGCAGCGGCTATCGCTGCTCTCGCCATCACAGCCACCGGCTGTAGCGGAGGTGCCGGCAACGAATCCACCGACGCAGGTGGCAAGACCCTGACCTACTGGGCCAGCAACCAGGGCACCAGCTTGGACAATGACAAGGAAGTGCTCACCCCCGAACTGAAGAAGTTTGAGGAAGAAACAGGCATCAAGGTGAACCTTGAAGTCATCGGCTGGAACGACCTCCAGACCCGCATCCAAACGGCTGTCACATCCGGGCAGGCGCCCGATGTTCTGAACATTGGCAACACCTGGGCCGCCTCATTGCAGTCCACCGGCGCCTTCATGCCGTTCGACTCCGCCGCCTTTGACGCAATCGGCGGCAAGGACAAGTTCGTCAAGACCGCGATGGACACCGGCGGCGTTCCTGGAGAAGACCCGACCTCCGTCCCGCTGTACGGCCTGGCCTACGGTCTGTACTACAACAAAGCCATGTTCAAGGATGCTGGTATAACGCCTCCCACAACCTGGGAAGAAATGGTGACAGCAGCCAAGAAGCTGACCACCGGAGATGTGCACGGCTTCTCACTGGCGGCCGGCAGCTACACGGAAAACTCCCACTTTGCCTTCATCAACGCGGCCCAGAATGACTCTGAATTCTTCGACGCTGACGGCAAGCCCACATTCACCTCTGACGGCGTCGTGGACGGCATTGCACGCTACCTGGACCTCATGCAGAGCGACAAGGTGGTCAACCCGTCCGATGCCCAGTATGACAATGCAACCAAGGCCATCAATGACTTTGCCAACGGCAAGGCAGCAATGGTCCTGAGCCAGAACAACGCCAACAGTTCCATCGCATCACAGGGCATGGCCGAGGACGCCTTCGGAGTGGTGGCATACCCCGCACCGGCTGGCGGCACCGACGTGGCCACCATGGTGGCTGGCATCAACATGTCCATCTTCAAGAACACGAAGAACAAGGACGCCGCCTTGGAGTTCGTGAAGTTCATGACCAGTGAAGCCACCCAGGCGACTCTCGACAAGCCCTTCGCAGCGTTGCCGGTCCTGGCGGGTGTCACACCGAGCTTCACTGACGACGCCGAACTGGCCAAGACGTTCTCCGACATCTACGAGAACAAGTCCAAGCCCCTTCCCCTGGTTCCCGCCGAGGACCAGTTTGAAAGCACCGTTGGCAAGGCCATGAACCAGATGTTCGCCACGGTCGCCTCCGGCGGCACAGTCAGCAAGGCTGACATCAAGGCCGCCCTGACCACGGCACAGCAGGCGGTTGAAGCAGCAGGCTGA